In the Spirochaetia bacterium 38H-sp genome, TTTGCGTTTAGAGAGCCTGTTGTTGGTCAGACTGCTGTATCGGAATCTCAAGAGTTATCTTTGCTGGATTTTACCGGCGGAGTAATGGAAAAAACTTTTTCCGAAGGTAGCGGAGTAAATGTTCTTATAAATGATAGTTCTTATCCTGTTGTTTTCAAAGAATTTGCGGATTCTCATGTCGTTGCGGAGTATTCTGATGGTAAGTTTGTAAATATTCCTCTCAGGGGTGAGCTGAAGCTTGATATAACAGGTGATGGGGCTCCTGATATAAAGATTATTGCAAGAGATTATATGGAAAAAGCTTCTGGTAAGGAGCTTGTTATAAGAATTGACAGGGCTGTAAACATGCCGAGTCCTCAGGGGCCTTCTGATATGCTTTCTGTAGAAGAGAATGAGATTATTGCGAATAGCGGGGATTCTCTTCTCTCTCCTATAGGTTCCACTTTGGAATCTTCCAGAAAGCTGGTTTCTTATTCTGTTCTTACTTCTTCTGAGAAAGAGATTATGTTGCTTGATCTCGGTTTTAGAGGGCCTTGTGTTGCTCGGATAAAGATAGATGATGGAGAGCCTGTAGAGAGGTTCTTTAAGAAGGGTGATGTCTTTAGAGAGAGTGTTAAGAATAGGGCTTTAGTCTGGGTTTCTAATGCGGGTATTGTTTCTGCTCGCGTTTCCAACAAAGAGCTTCCTCTTGGTGAGGAAGGAGAACCTGCTGTCTGGATGCTGACATGGGTGAGAAACAGGGATGACGGACAGTATCAGCTGGAAATGGTTCCTGCTTATTAACGGGTGATATTTTTATGCCTAGTTTTTTTATAGACTCTTTGGGTTGTGCAAAGAATCAGGTGGATTCTGAGTATATCATAGCTTTGTTGCAGGATAAGGGATGGGTCCTTGCTGATTCTGCGGAGATTGCAGATGTTATAATAGTAAATACTTGTGGATTTATAAATTCTGCAAAGCAGGAGTCCATAGATACTGTTCTTGAGTTTAAATCGCTTTTCCCTCAGAAAAAAATAGTTGTTGCTGGTTGCCTTTCTCAGCGCTATGGAAAGGAGCTTTATGAGGAGATGTCAGAAGCCGACGCGGTTGTGGGAAATTCTAATCTCATACAGGTCGTGGAGGCAGTGGAGAAGGTTGTTTCTGGTAGACGGGCACTTGTCCTCTCTGATGATAGGAGAGAGCTTGATATAAAAAGACGGAGCAGATTTTCTTTTCCTGGTTCTGCTTATGTCAAGATTGCGGAGGGGTGTGACAATCGTTGTGCGTATTGTGCTATTCCCATAATACGTGGACCTTTGCTAAGCAGATCCGTGGAGAGTGTTCTTGATGAGGTGGATTTCCTTCTCTCTTCTGGAGTAAGGGAGCTTAATCTTGTAGCTCAGGATCTTGCTTTTTTTGGTAAGGATAATGGTCTTGACGATGGTCTTGTTAGGCTTGTTTCTTCTATTTTAGAAAAGAAAGGTGATTTCTGGTTGAGGCTTTTATATATACATCCTTCTCATTTTCCTAGAGAACTTATTTCTATCTGTAAAAACGATAAGAGATTTTTGCCGTATTTTGATATTCCTTTTCAGCATGCTTCTTCTTCTGTGTTATCTGCAATGGGGAGAGGTGGGGATAGGGATTCCTTTCTTGATCTTGTTTCTTTTATCAGGTCAGAGATCCCGAATGCTGCTTTGCGTTCTACTTTTTTGCTTGGTTTTCCCGGTGAGAAAGAGTCCGATCTTGTGCTCCTTAAGGATTTTTTAAAAGAGGCTGCTTTGGATTGGGCCGGTTTTTTTGTGTATTCTCCGGAGGAGGGGACGCGGGCTTATAATTTGTATTCTGCCATGCCAGAGGATTTGCGTTCTGAGCAGTCTTCATTGGCAGAAAGGTATCTATTGGAGTTGCAGACTATTCAGGAGTCTGTTTCTTCTTCTTGTCTTGATGCCAGAGTGGGGAAAATAGAGACTGTTCTTATAGAGGAAAAAATAGAGGGAGAGGATTTGTATCTGGGTCGTGCATTTTTTTCTGCTCCAGAGGTAGATGGTTTGGTTGTTGTTCATGGGGATGATTTGCCTGTGGGTGATTTTGTTAGATGCAGGATTGTTGCTCGTAATGGGATTGATTTAGAGGCGCTCTATCTGTCAGAATGATTTTTATGAAGGCCTCCAGATATTTTATTGTTTTTTTTATTCTTATCCTTTTTTTTTCGTGTTCTTCCAATAATCCACGTGATGTCGCAAGGGCTTTTTTGTCTTCTCTTGTGGCTTTGGATTTTGAAAAGGCTTCTCTATTTGTTACAGAGGATTCTCGGGGTGATTTTGATATGTATGTGGCTTTTCTTTCTCTTATTCCTGAGGAAAAGCGAGGACAGCTGGCTGTCCGAGCGTTCGGTATTATCGATGTTGCTGTTGAAGGTGATAAGGCCAGGGTGCTTTATAAGATAGAGGATGAGGCTGTAGACGAGCTTTTTCTTGTAAGAGAGAATGGTTCTTGGAAGGTAGATTGGTTTATGGAGTTTTGAGTTATGTTTGAATATCTGGAATCGTTGAATCCCAGTCAACGGGAGGCTGTTCTTCATGCCGGCTCGCCTCTTCTTATTCTTGCCGGTGCAGGGTCAGGGAAGACAAGGGTGATTACTGCAAAGATTGCTTACCTTGTAGATGCTGTTGGTGTTCCTGCCAGGCAGATTCTTGCTGTTACTTTTACCAATAAGGCTGCCAGGGAGATGTATGAGCGTGCGGTCAGGTTTTCTCCTAGGGCTCAGGGGGTGATGATACGGACGTTTCACTCTTTTGGTGCGTGGGTGCTGCGTTTGTATGCTGCCGAGGCTGGCTTGGCTGAGGGGTTTTCCATATATGATGACGATGATTCCCGGGCTCTTCTTGCTTCTTGCCTCGAGGGGGAAGAGAAAAAAAGGTTGTCCAGATATGCGTGGGGAATTGCCAGGGCTAAGGATTATGCTCTTCTTCCGGATGATGATTTGTCTGTTATTATGGATGATGATGAGTTTCCCGATGTATATCGTCGTTATACAGAGAGGCTTAGACAAACAGGTAATGCCGATTTTGGCGATCTTATTTTGCTTCCTCTGCTTCTTTTGCGTGATCATGAGAAGGTAAAAGAGCGTCTCAGAAGGCATTTCTCTGTGATTATGGTTGATGAGTATCAGGATTCCAATGTTGCTCAGTTTTTGCTGTTGCGGGAGCTCGCAGGTCCTGATACTTATGTGTGTGTTGTGGGAGATGATGATCAGTCTATCTACAGGTTTAGAGGAGCGGAGGTTAAAAATATTCTATCTTTTCCCAATGTGTTTGAGAATACGCGTGTTATAAGGCTTGAGACCAATTATCGTTCTTCTGCTACTATTCTTGAGGCTGCTTCTTCTGTTGTTGCCAACAATGTTGGAAGGATGGGAAAAACCCTTAAGCCTGTGCGTGATAATGGTGAGCCGTTGAGGATTATGTGTTTTGATTCTGCCGAAGAAGAGGCTGATTATTGGGCAGATTTTATTGCAAAAAATGGTTATGAAGATACGGCTATTCTGTATCGTTCCCATTTTATGTCCCGCCTTTTTGAACTTGCTTTTTCCAGGAGAGGAATTCCTTATACTCTCGTAGGCTCCTTGCGCTTTTATGAAAGGGAGGAAATCAAGGATTTGCTTTCTCTTATACGGCTTGTCCTCAATCCTTATGATAGAGTTTCTTTTCTCCGGATTATCAATAAGCCTGCCAGGGGGATTGGCGCGCGTTCTCAGGATAAGCTGGTTAATTTTGCTGTTTCCAATTCTGTTAGTTTTCTGGATGCCTGTGATGCTGCAGATTCTTTTCTTTCTGCCAAGGCTGCTTCTTCTGCTAGGGCTTTTTCTTCTTTTATAAGGGCTGCTTCTTCTGATATCAGAGCAGCCTCTCTGGATGAGTGGATGCTGGGACTTGTGCAGCGTAGTGGGCTTGGAGACTATTATATGGGTTATGATGATATAACTGCCAGGCAGAAGCAGGAGAATATACGGGAATTTGTTGCTTCTGCTCGTGATTTTCCTTCTTCTGTGGACGGACTCGTTGCTTTTCTGGAAAATACGGCACTTGAAGGTGCTGTTGACAGTGGAGAAGATGATGGTGTTATGCTTATAACTATGCATACGACAAAGGGTCTTGAGTTTTCTCGTGTGATTATAGTAGGGCTAGAGGAAGGTGTTTTCCCGCCTTGGTCTGCTGATTCTCCAGAGGATATTGAGGAGGAACGCAGACTTTTTTATGTTGCTTTGACCAGGGCCAAGGATGAGCTTTTTTTGAGCTGGTCAAAAAGGCGTGTGATTTATGGTAAGTCAGCGTACCAGCAGCCCTCCCGTTTTCTGGATGAGATTCCCCCGTCATGTGTGGAAAGGGCTTTTTCTGCCTATGCAGATAGTGAGTATTCCGTAGGTACTCCTGTGTATCATGACGATTATGGCTATGGTGTTGTTATAAAAAGCTGGTATAATGGAGATAATCTTGTCGTATCCGTACGTTTTGATAGTGGTTCGGTATGTCAGTTTTTGCCGCAGTATATGACGCTTGAGAGGTTGAGTAGTGATTGATGGCGCATATGAAACAGAGCTTCTCAATTTTCTTCCTCGCATAAATAGGGCAAGAGGCTGGAGAGTTTACGATAAACAGGGAAACAGATTTATAGATCTAGGAATGGATGGTGCCCGTGCAGTTTTAGGATATCGGCCAGGGTTGGTAAACAAGTATATAAAGAATGCTCTATCAAAAGGGGTTACCACGCCTTTCCCGAGTGTGTATTCTTTTAAACTTAAGCAAGCTCTTAAAAAATGGATTCCTGGTCTCAGGAATATTGTCATATTTAGAGACAGCTACAGATTATTTTCTTATTTAAAATCGGAGATGGGTATTGATACGCATAGCATCTCTGATCCTGCTCTTACAGATTATGCATCTGCTGTTTCTTATGTTAGGCCTTTTTTATCTCTTCCTGATAGTGATTTTTTTATTCCGGTTTTTCCTGTCCCTGGTTTCTTGCTCCCTGCAGTTTTATGCAGCAGAAAGGATGTAGAACTTCCTTCTGATGAGCTGGCTAATCCTGTACTCCTTTCTGCTATGACCAGAAGTGTTTTTGATATTATTTTGGCAGAGAAAAAAAATGAGTTTTGGCAGGTGACTTTGGAATGTCCAGACTTTTTTACACAAAAAGGGCCGTATCTGGTATTTGCAAGAGAGTTTTCCGATTATCCTGCTGTATTCAGGTTTTTTCTTGATAGTGGGGTTATTCTGCCTGTTTCCTCAGAACTTCCGGGGGTATTCCCAGGTGAGATTTCTGATGGAGAGCTTAAGAAATTACAAAGGCTTTGCTTGGATGCTGCTAGTCGCTTTTAGGAGGATTATATGTATGATGAGATAATGATTTCCATATCGACACTGTGCTTTGTTTCTGTTGCGGCTTCTCTTGCAATTATTGTATGGACCAGAACGAGAAGTCTAGCATGGCTTCTTATCGTGGTTGGGGTTTTTACACTGTTTTTATCTTATACGTTTATATTGCTACAACGCTTTGGATTTTTATATTCTTTGCCTGATGTTTTTGGCTTTCCTCTTCTCGATGTACTTGTTATAAATCTGCCTATAATATTTTTTATCCTTGCTTTTATTGTTTTTCTTTTACAACATAGAAAGAAATGACTTTATCTTTATAATTATCTTTGTTTTCTTTTATTTTTAGTGCTCCTGCAGGGCAGTCTTCTTCCAATTGTCTTATAAGAATGGTCTTTGTTTCTTCTGTTATAACAGGTTTTTTTATAATAGTTATATTGTTTTTTATCTCAAAAATATCCGGTAGAGTTTCTTCACATATACCGCAGAGTATACATTTTTCTTTGTCTATATCAATCAACATGGTCTTCTCCTGCTTTTAAGATATTTATTTTTGAATATATTGACAATATGTATTATATTATGCTAGAGAAAAGTAAGAGGAGGGACAGATGCTTGCCATACTTATAGGGTTTGTATTAATAGCTTTTGGTCTTTATTTTGTTTTGCCTTTGAGTTGGACACTCAATTGGTGGAGTGATTTTCTTATTCTGCTAAAGGGAGGAATTCCGTTTTTCCTCTTTTTTATAGGACTTATTGCCATAATGGTAGGAATAGCGGATATTAAAGACAGAGCAACGGCAAAAAAGCTGGAAAAGAATAAAGATAAATAAGCACTGCACTTGACAAGATTTTTCTTGTATGAAAATATGTAACTCCATAATATGTGAATGAGGATAGGGATGAAGACTATATTTGTGAAACCGGAGACAATAAAGCAAAAGTGGTATGTGATTGATGCAGAAGGGAAGACCTTGGGTAAGGTGGCCGTACAGGCTGCTATGATCCTCAGAGGAAAGCATCGCCCCTATTATACGCCGCATCAGGCTGTAGGTGATTATGTTGTTATTGTTAATGCTGATAAAATAAAAGTAACTGGTGGTAAAGAAGAGAAAAAGCTTTATTACTGGCATACCGGTTATCCCGGTGGAATCAAGGTTGCAAGCCTTGAGAAGATGATGCAGAAAAAGCCTACTTTCCCTGTGGAAAAGGCTATAAAAGGTATGTTGCCCAAGAATCGTCTGGGAAGAGAACTTTTTAGACATCTTAAGGTTTATGCTGGTCCCAGTCATCCGCATGCAGCACAGAAACCAGAAGTTCTACAGTAAGAGGTGAGATTGTGGCTATCGATAATTTGGCTTTGACGACAGGAAGAAGAAAAACAGCAGTGGCAAGGGTCTTTTTAAGAAATGGAAATGGTAATATTGTTATCAATGGCAAGAGTCTAGACGAGTATTTTAACAGAGAAGACCATAGGATTATAGTAAAGCAGCCTCTTGTTGTTACTGATAATGAGGGAAAATTTGACCTTTATATAACTGTAAAAGGTGGCGGTATAAGCGGGCAGGCCGAGGCTATCCGTCATGGGATTGCAAGAGCACTTGCAGAGTATGACGAGACCAATGTTGCTTCTCTCAAGGCAAATAAGTTCCTAACGAGAGATCCCAGAATGGTAGAAAGAAAGAAATATGGACATAAGAAAGCAAGGAGAAGCTTCCAGTTCTCCAAGCGTTAGTCTGAGAATAGTATCTGTTACCAAAGAGGGAGCACCTTCCGGATGTATGGCTGTGCATGCGGATGATGGCTCCCTTTTGTTTTTGTCACATTCCTGTATAAAAAAGCACTCCGTAAGTGAGGGCTCTTTTTTTTATTCTAAGCAGCTTTCTTCTATTGCTGCAGAAGACGAACGGTATAGAATCAGTCTTTATGTGGACAGACTTCTCAGAAGGTTCTCCTATCCTGTGTCCGTTCTAAGGAAAAAGCTGCTTAATCGTGGCTTTTCTAAAGATGTTGTGGAGGATTTCCTTGTCAGCTTGAATAAAGCTGGTCTTGTTGATGATGAAGCCTATGCAAGGATGTGGGTGCAAAGTAGGATGGAGAAAAGCCCACTTTCTCCTGTATATCTTAAAGCAAAGCTTGTACAAAAGGGAATAGATGCAAGTGTAGCTGATAGAGTAGTCAATAGCTTGGAAGAGGATGTTGTGATGGACTCTGCTTTTGATTATGCAAAAAAACTTGCCAGGCAGGGACTGGATATAGAAAAAATTGCCTCTCGCCTTAAAAACAGAGCGTATCCATATAACATGATAAAAAAAATTTTGCATAAAATAAAAGCATAATCTTGTTTATATTTGTTATATATTTTACGATGATATAAATATGACCGCTTTTGCGGAGTTGTTATGAAAGATGATTATCTTGTAGAGGGATTTATATCAAAAAAGAATTTGCTGGAAGAAAGCAAAAAAGATCTCTACACAAGCGAGCTGTATCATAGAGTCAAAAATGATATCACCCTTCTTATGA is a window encoding:
- the rpsI gene encoding 30S ribosomal protein S9, whose amino-acid sequence is MAIDNLALTTGRRKTAVARVFLRNGNGNIVINGKSLDEYFNREDHRIIVKQPLVVTDNEGKFDLYITVKGGGISGQAEAIRHGIARALAEYDETNVASLKANKFLTRDPRMVERKKYGHKKARRSFQFSKR
- the rplM gene encoding 50S ribosomal protein L13, which codes for MKTIFVKPETIKQKWYVIDAEGKTLGKVAVQAAMILRGKHRPYYTPHQAVGDYVVIVNADKIKVTGGKEEKKLYYWHTGYPGGIKVASLEKMMQKKPTFPVEKAIKGMLPKNRLGRELFRHLKVYAGPSHPHAAQKPEVLQ
- the rimO gene encoding 30S ribosomal protein S12 methylthiotransferase RimO, which translates into the protein MPSFFIDSLGCAKNQVDSEYIIALLQDKGWVLADSAEIADVIIVNTCGFINSAKQESIDTVLEFKSLFPQKKIVVAGCLSQRYGKELYEEMSEADAVVGNSNLIQVVEAVEKVVSGRRALVLSDDRRELDIKRRSRFSFPGSAYVKIAEGCDNRCAYCAIPIIRGPLLSRSVESVLDEVDFLLSSGVRELNLVAQDLAFFGKDNGLDDGLVRLVSSILEKKGDFWLRLLYIHPSHFPRELISICKNDKRFLPYFDIPFQHASSSVLSAMGRGGDRDSFLDLVSFIRSEIPNAALRSTFLLGFPGEKESDLVLLKDFLKEAALDWAGFFVYSPEEGTRAYNLYSAMPEDLRSEQSSLAERYLLELQTIQESVSSSCLDARVGKIETVLIEEKIEGEDLYLGRAFFSAPEVDGLVVVHGDDLPVGDFVRCRIVARNGIDLEALYLSE
- a CDS encoding helix-turn-helix domain-containing protein, producing MESLGRILKETRESRGLSLVQAEKETFILKSYLEALEQENFSVFPGETYLLGFLRSYSEYLGLDAARMVSLYKNIVKQEQEPPIEELVGQKTSFSLVHILGIFAAAGAVAFIVWFFAFREPVVGQTAVSESQELSLLDFTGGVMEKTFSEGSGVNVLINDSSYPVVFKEFADSHVVAEYSDGKFVNIPLRGELKLDITGDGAPDIKIIARDYMEKASGKELVIRIDRAVNMPSPQGPSDMLSVEENEIIANSGDSLLSPIGSTLESSRKLVSYSVLTSSEKEIMLLDLGFRGPCVARIKIDDGEPVERFFKKGDVFRESVKNRALVWVSNAGIVSARVSNKELPLGEEGEPAVWMLTWVRNRDDGQYQLEMVPAY
- a CDS encoding regulatory protein RecX — translated: MDIRKQGEASSSPSVSLRIVSVTKEGAPSGCMAVHADDGSLLFLSHSCIKKHSVSEGSFFYSKQLSSIAAEDERYRISLYVDRLLRRFSYPVSVLRKKLLNRGFSKDVVEDFLVSLNKAGLVDDEAYARMWVQSRMEKSPLSPVYLKAKLVQKGIDASVADRVVNSLEEDVVMDSAFDYAKKLARQGLDIEKIASRLKNRAYPYNMIKKILHKIKA
- a CDS encoding ATP-dependent helicase, with the protein product MFEYLESLNPSQREAVLHAGSPLLILAGAGSGKTRVITAKIAYLVDAVGVPARQILAVTFTNKAAREMYERAVRFSPRAQGVMIRTFHSFGAWVLRLYAAEAGLAEGFSIYDDDDSRALLASCLEGEEKKRLSRYAWGIARAKDYALLPDDDLSVIMDDDEFPDVYRRYTERLRQTGNADFGDLILLPLLLLRDHEKVKERLRRHFSVIMVDEYQDSNVAQFLLLRELAGPDTYVCVVGDDDQSIYRFRGAEVKNILSFPNVFENTRVIRLETNYRSSATILEAASSVVANNVGRMGKTLKPVRDNGEPLRIMCFDSAEEEADYWADFIAKNGYEDTAILYRSHFMSRLFELAFSRRGIPYTLVGSLRFYEREEIKDLLSLIRLVLNPYDRVSFLRIINKPARGIGARSQDKLVNFAVSNSVSFLDACDAADSFLSAKAASSARAFSSFIRAASSDIRAASLDEWMLGLVQRSGLGDYYMGYDDITARQKQENIREFVASARDFPSSVDGLVAFLENTALEGAVDSGEDDGVMLITMHTTKGLEFSRVIIVGLEEGVFPPWSADSPEDIEEERRLFYVALTRAKDELFLSWSKRRVIYGKSAYQQPSRFLDEIPPSCVERAFSAYADSEYSVGTPVYHDDYGYGVVIKSWYNGDNLVVSVRFDSGSVCQFLPQYMTLERLSSD
- a CDS encoding ferredoxin gives rise to the protein MLIDIDKEKCILCGICEETLPDIFEIKNNITIIKKPVITEETKTILIRQLEEDCPAGALKIKENKDNYKDKVISFYVVKEKQ